In Lonchura striata isolate bLonStr1 chromosome 2, bLonStr1.mat, whole genome shotgun sequence, a single genomic region encodes these proteins:
- the PCF11 gene encoding pre-mRNA cleavage complex 2 protein Pcf11 isoform X2 → MSAPESSAGSSEAREDACRDYQSSLEDLTFNSKPHINMLTILAEENVPFAKDIVSLIEAQIAKAPASEKLPVMYLMDSIVKNVGREYLTAFTKNLVATFICVFEKVDENTRKSLFKLRSTWDDIFPLKKLYALDVRVNSLDPAWPIKPLPPNVNTSSIHVNPKFLNKSPEESNAPTSAVTSGASTPPAVPEIQKNLTQEQLIRQQLLAKQKQLLELQQKKLELELEQTKAQLAVSLSVQQGSSSIASVPAPSKQHMSPTPHMTVKPPHQTAVQSEKNKPSPSPPLHDIKIVNRDPRLNRMGQHSSHTKDQSHRKEFSPSVTGQSETKGNKTAQAEKQNSTKSEKSKASEKTQKKELEQSKAKSKSPSPLKNKLPDTKDSKSQECETTKVSDISKRDPRLKRHLQDKSEGKEEEVKEKRRSTEKKEKEDHKTCEHRPVGSRNKVINGAVQKQDMTTEESEKQSGKQGRSSSRKRSRSRSPKARSPSTHSPKRRERRSPKRRLRSLSPTSSTPKIGKIRQIGPKQSHVEEGTQAAREERNSNKRNVKQEVRDPRRLKKAQEERPQETTTQHSAKASPDPKENAENWQGSKSGKRWKSGWEESKNSQQNDEHQALVKSPHQRHRENWPAGKGILSPRAPKQQHRLSVDANLQIPKELTSASKRELLKKANDRLTSGEITQDEFLMVAHQIRQLFQYQEGKHRCNVWDSPTEEKCGLKKKPLLSDAELTYYEHKAKLKRTQVQHSLSRLDLLDPDDILDYHIPDALLSGIECDQAKAKRGVPFDRKEPFAERSRRHSPVSGTTRPFAENVSPLESRRRLEDQRATKGARGSDPYDSWGESDEFRDALRQQGKSTAEFQKTDGDALCRFDNREERQLLGQAGVREEPRSPFTERFKRARYDDPEKAPFPESPGSRFGGIEAKQRISALMEDRPLFDGSPRPTAARVGVDGQGSPFVDGPTAGSSSRIDGPAGQAAMRFEGPLVGTGASQFDGPLAGAGGAGALRFDGPPGQLAGSLRFEGPPGQVGGGGPLRFEGPLGPLRFEGPTGQPVGGARFEGPGVGLRFEGPHGQPSGGLRFEGPHGQPGGSLRFEGPHLQPLGPHGQLGGGLRFEGPHGQPMGPHGPSGGGLRFEGPHGPSGGGLRLDGPRGQPGLGPRLIDGPVHQGAGGLRFDGPLGRAGPRFDGCHGAGFDGQPGQLSLLQRFDGIHGQPGPRLAPGQQAQARFETAIPQRFDGPHQPASRFDLPLGLQGARFENVANHPASRLEMSPYGQGGPFVEHPGQGYNGPAHGMQFQRPDIFDGSPGPNFSGPAGPGAQNFPLRAAGHYFEEKGLQGPQYGNFNNMPMGSNQVSLMSAQPGPYGQGQQYLPNPGSFVQNPAGALSHSYPDNHLGQVDVNELFAKLLKTGILKLSKTDSTSAQANETSSQPTAEEEDDDQNEDQNVPDLTNFIVEELRQRYDSVINRLYTGIQCYSCGMRFTTSQTDVYADHLDWHYRQNRTEKDVSRKITHRRWYYSLTDWIEFEEIADLEERAKSQFFEKAHEEVVLKTQEAAKEKEFQSVPAGPAGAVESCEICQEQFEQYWDEEEEEWHLKNAIRVDEKIYHPSCYEDYQNTSSFDCTPSPSKTPSENPLNIMLDIVKQETEESCDSPKIKEEPDDTPPACAEETTPASTEIKTEPEESV, encoded by the exons ATGTCGGCCCCGGAGAGCAGCGCTGGCAGCAGCGAGGCCCGGGAGGACGCGTGCCGCGACTACCAGTCGTCGCTGGAGGACCTGACGTTCAACAGCAAGCCGCACATCAACATGCTGACCATCCTGGCCGAGGAGAACGTGCCCTTCGCCAAGGACATCGTCTCCCTGATCGAGGCGCAAATCGCCAAG GCTCCTGCATCAGAGAAGCTACCCGTTATGTACCTAATGGATTCCATTGTCAAGAATGTGGGAAGAGAGTATCTCACAGCATTTACTAAAAACCTAGTTGCAACATTTATTTGTGTATTTGAAAAG gTGGATGAAAATACTAGGAAAAGTTTATTTAAATTACGCTCCACATGGGatgatatttttcctttgaagaaaCTATATGCACTTGATGTCAGAGTCAACTCATTAGATCCTGCCTGGCCAATTAAACCTCTGCCCCCAAATGTGAATACTTCTAGCATCCATGTGAATCCtaagtttttaaataaatcG ccAGAGGAATCTAATGCACCTACCTCTGCTGTCACTTCTGGTGCCTCTACTCCTCCAGCTGTTcctgaaatacaaaagaattTGACACAGGAGCAGCTGATAAGGCAGCAATTGCTTGCAAAGCAAAAACAGTTGTTAGAACTTCAGCAAAAAAAACTAGAGCTGGAGCTGGAACAGACTAAAGCACAGTTG GCTGTCTCTCTCAGTGTTCAGCAGGGATCATCTAGTATAGCTTCAGTTCCAGCACCTTCCAAGCAACACATGTCTCCCACACCTCATATGACAGTTAAACCACCTCATCAAACTGCTGTGcaatctgaaaaaaacaaaccatccCCAAGTCCTCCACTTCATGATATCAAAATAGTGAACAGGGATCCTCGGCTTAATAGGATGGGTCAACATTCTTCTCATACTAAAGATCAgtctcacaggaaagaattttcaCCGAGTGTGACCGGTCAGTCTGAGACCAAGGGAAACAAAACAGCACAGGCTGAAAAACAGAACTCAACAAAGtcagaaaaatcaaaagcaagtgaaaaaacacagaagaaagaacTTGAACAGTCCAAAGCAAAATCTAAATCGCCATCCCCTTTAAAAAATAAGCTACCGGATACTAAAGACAGTAAAAGCCAAGAATGTGAAACCACTAAGGTTTCTGACATCAGTAAGCGGGATCCAAGACTGAAAAGACATCTTCAAGATAAGTcagaggggaaggaagaagaggtcaaagaaaagaggagaagtacagaaaagaaggagaaagaggatcATAAGACATGTGAACATAGACCGGTGGGGAGCAGAAATAAAGTGATTAATGGTGCTGTTCAGAAACAAGACATGACTACAGAGGAGTCAGAAAAACAGAGTGGAAAACAAGGAAGATCAAGCAGTAGAAAGCGGTCACGGTCACGCTCTCCTAAGGCAAGATCACCATCTACACATTCTCCAAAAAGACGGGAGAGGAGATCACCTAAAAGAAGACTTCGGAGTTTATCGCCTACTTCATCAACTCCTAAAATTGGAAAGATACGTCAGATAGGCCCTAAGCAGTCTCATGTTGAAGAAGGCACACAAGCagcaagagaggaaagaaattctAATAAGAGAAATGTTAAACAAGAGGTGCGTGATCCAAGGAGATTGAAAAAAGCCCAAGAAGAAAGACCCCAAGAGACGACCACCCAGCATTCTGCAAAAGCTTCTCCAGATCCAAAGGAGAATGCAGAAAACTGGCAGGGATCCAAATCAGGCAAGAGGTGGAAATCTGGTTGGGAAGAAAGTAAAAA CTCACAGCAGAATGATGAACACCAAGCACTTGTTAAATCCCCTCACCAAAGACATCGGGAAAACTGGCCTGCGGGTAAAGGAATTCTATCACCCCGAGCACCAAAGCAGCAGCACCGGTTAAGTGTGGATGCCAATTTACAGATTCCCAAAGAATTGACATCTGCAAGTAAAAGGGAATTACTTAAGAAG GCTAATGATCGCTTAACATCTGGAGAAATAACACAAGATGAGTTTCTCATGGTAGCTCATCAGATCCGACAGCTGTTCCAGTatcaggaaggaaagcacagatgTAACGTCTGGGATAGTCCTACAGAGGAAAAATGTGGTTTGAAAAAGAAACCTCTTCTATCGGATGCAGAATTAACGTATTATGAACATAAAGCCAAACTAAAAAGGACACAAGTTCAGCATTCATTGTCAAGGCTTGATCTGTTGGATCCTGATGATATTTTGGATTATCATATACCTGATGCATTGCTTTCTGGAATAGAATGTGACCAGGCAAAAGCCAAGCGGGGGGTACCGTTTGATAGAAAAGAACCATTTGCAGAAAGATCAAGGAGACACTCTCCTGTAAGTGGCACTACAAGACCTTTTGCTGAAAACGTGTCACCGCTTGAGAGTCGACGAAGACTTGAAGACCAGCGTGCTACTAAAGGAGCGAGAGGTTCTGATCCTTATGACAGCTGGGGAGAATCGGATGAATTTAGAGATGCTCTCAGACAACAAGGGAAAAGTACAGCTGAGTTCCAGAAAACAGATGGAGATGCACTCTGTAGGTTTGATAATCGTGAAGAAAGACAGCTTCTTGGGCAAGCTG GTGTTCGAGAGGAGCCAAGGTCACCATTCACTGAACGTTTCAAAAGAGCTAGGTATGACGATCCAGAGAAAGCACCATTTCCAGAAAGTCCAGGATCAAGGTTTGGCGGTATTGAAGCAAAGCAGAGGATAAGTGCACTGATGGAAGACAGACCTCTGTTTGATGGCTCACCTAGACCGACTGCTGCAAGGGTTGGGGTAGATGGACAAGGCAGTCCTTTTGTTGATGGTCCTACTGCTGGTTCAAGTTCCAGAATTGAtgggccagctggacaggctgCTATGAGATTTGAGGGGCCTTTGGTGGGGACAGGTGCATCTCAGTTTGATGGACcactggcaggagcagggggagctggAGCCCTAAGGTTTGatgggccaccagggcagctaGCAGGGTCCCTGAGATTTGAAGGACCCCCAGGCCAGGTTGGTGGAGGAGGTCCGCTGCGGTTTGAGGGACCTCTTGGGCCTTTGAGGTTTGAGGGACCTACAGGGCAGCCTGTAGGTGGTGCTAGATTTGAAGGTCCTGGAGTTGGTCTCAGGTTTGAGGGTCCTCATGGTCAGCCTTCAGGTGGTCTCAGGTTTGAGGGACCTCATGGTCAAC CAGGAGGTAGCCTCAGGTTTGAGGGGCCACATTTACAGCCATTGGGGCCCCATGGACAACTTGGAGGTGGCCTCAGATTTGAGGGGCCACATGGTCAGCCCATGGGGCCACATGGGCCATCAGGTGGTGGGCTCAGGTTTGAGGGGCCGCATGGACCATCGGGTGGTGGGCTGAGACTGGATGGACCACGTGGTCAGCCGGGTCTAGGCCCCAGGTTGATTGACGGACCAGTACACCAGGGAGCTGGTGGACTTAGATTTGATGGTCCTCTTGGTCGGGCTGGTCCAAGATTTGATGGCTGTCATGGAGCTGGATTTGATGGTCAGCCTGGACAGCTGTCTCTCCTGCAAAGATTTGATGGAATTCATGGACAGCCTGGTCCAAGGTTGGCACCTGGCCAACAGGCACAAGCAAGATTTGAAACAGCCATACCTCAAAGATTTGATGGACCTCACCAGCCAGCCTCTAGGTTTGACTTGCCCCTTGGCCTTCAGGGTGCACGTTTTGAAAATGTAGCTAACCATCCTGCCTCAAGACTAGAAATGTCACCATATGGACAAGGTGGTCCGTTTGTTGAACATCCTGGCCAGGGCTACAATGGACCAGCTCACGGAATGCAGTTCCAGAGACCTGATATATTTGATGGTTCACCCGGACCAAATTTCAGTGGGCCAGCTGGCCCAGGAGCACAGAACTTCCCACTGAGAGCAGCTGGACATTACTTTGAAGAAAAAGGTCTCCAGGGTCCTCAGTATGGAAATTTCAATAATATGCCAATGGGAAGTAATCAG GTTTCTCTCATGTCTGCTCAACCAGGACCTTATGGCCAAGGTCAGCAGTATTTGCCAAATCCTGGAAGTTTTGTCCAGAACCCTGCAG GAGCCCTTTCCCATTCATATCCTGATAACCACCTTGGACAGGTTGATGTTAATGAATTGTTTGCTAAACTGCTGAAAACAGGGATCCTCAAATTGTCTAAAACTGATTCCACTTCAGCAC AAGCAAATGAAACATCGTCCCAGCCGACTGCTGAAGAAGAAGATGATGATCAGAATGAAGATCAGAATGTTCCAGACCTCACTAACTTCATAGTTGAAGAACTTAGACA GCGTTATGATAGTGTTATAAATCGACTGTACACTGGAATTCAGTGTTACTCCTGTGGAATGAGATTCACTACTTCACAGACAGATGTTTATGCAGATCATTTAGATTGGCATTATCGCCAGAACCGGACAGAAAAAGATGTTAGCAGAAAAATAACACACAGGAGATGGTACTACAGTTTAACA GACTGGATTGAATTTGAAGAAATAGCAGATCTAGAGGAGCGTGCTAAAAGCCAGTTCTTTGAAAAAGCTCATGAAGAGGTTGTGTTGAAGACACAGGAAGCTGCGAAAGAGAAGGAGTTTCAGAGTGTCCCAGCTGGACCAGCTGGAGCAGTGGAG AGCTGTGAAATTTGCCAAGAACAATTTGAACAGTAttgggatgaggaagaggaagagtgGCATCTGAAGAATGCTATCAGGGTAGATGAAAAG atttacCATCCATCTTGTTATGAAGATTACCAGAAT ACATCATCATTTGATTGCACACCGTCTCCCAGCAAGACTCCCTCAGAAAATCCACTAAATATAATGTTGGACATTGTTAAACAAGAAACAGAAGAGTCCTGTGACTCACCTAAAATCAAAGAAGAACCTGATGACACTCCTCCTGCCTGTGCAGAAGAGACCACACCTGCatctacagaaataaaaacagaaccTGAGGAGTCTGTTTAA
- the PCF11 gene encoding pre-mRNA cleavage complex 2 protein Pcf11 isoform X1 yields the protein MSAPESSAGSSEAREDACRDYQSSLEDLTFNSKPHINMLTILAEENVPFAKDIVSLIEAQIAKAPASEKLPVMYLMDSIVKNVGREYLTAFTKNLVATFICVFEKVDENTRKSLFKLRSTWDDIFPLKKLYALDVRVNSLDPAWPIKPLPPNVNTSSIHVNPKFLNKSPEESNAPTSAVTSGASTPPAVPEIQKNLTQEQLIRQQLLAKQKQLLELQQKKLELELEQTKAQLAVSLSVQQGSSSIASVPAPSKQHMSPTPHMTVKPPHQTAVQSEKNKPSPSPPLHDIKIVNRDPRLNRMGQHSSHTKDQSHRKEFSPSVTGQSETKGNKTAQAEKQNSTKSEKSKASEKTQKKELEQSKAKSKSPSPLKNKLPDTKDSKSQECETTKVSDISKRDPRLKRHLQDKSEGKEEEVKEKRRSTEKKEKEDHKTCEHRPVGSRNKVINGAVQKQDMTTEESEKQSGKQGRSSSRKRSRSRSPKARSPSTHSPKRRERRSPKRRLRSLSPTSSTPKIGKIRQIGPKQSHVEEGTQAAREERNSNKRNVKQEVRDPRRLKKAQEERPQETTTQHSAKASPDPKENAENWQGSKSGKRWKSGWEESKNSQQNDEHQALVKSPHQRHRENWPAGKGILSPRAPKQQHRLSVDANLQIPKELTSASKRELLKKANDRLTSGEITQDEFLMVAHQIRQLFQYQEGKHRCNVWDSPTEEKCGLKKKPLLSDAELTYYEHKAKLKRTQVQHSLSRLDLLDPDDILDYHIPDALLSGIECDQAKAKRGVPFDRKEPFAERSRRHSPVSGTTRPFAENVSPLESRRRLEDQRATKGARGSDPYDSWGESDEFRDALRQQGKSTAEFQKTDGDALCRFDNREERQLLGQAGVREEPRSPFTERFKRARYDDPEKAPFPESPGSRFGGIEAKQRISALMEDRPLFDGSPRPTAARVGVDGQGSPFVDGPTAGSSSRIDGPAGQAAMRFEGPLVGTGASQFDGPLAGAGGAGALRFDGPPGQLAGSLRFEGPPGQVGGGGPLRFEGPLGPLRFEGPTGQPVGGARFEGPGVGLRFEGPHGQPSGGLRFEGPHGQPMGPRGQPGGGLRFEGPHGQPLGPHGQPGGSLRFEGPHLQPLGPHGQLGGGLRFEGPHGQPMGPHGPSGGGLRFEGPHGPSGGGLRLDGPRGQPGLGPRLIDGPVHQGAGGLRFDGPLGRAGPRFDGCHGAGFDGQPGQLSLLQRFDGIHGQPGPRLAPGQQAQARFETAIPQRFDGPHQPASRFDLPLGLQGARFENVANHPASRLEMSPYGQGGPFVEHPGQGYNGPAHGMQFQRPDIFDGSPGPNFSGPAGPGAQNFPLRAAGHYFEEKGLQGPQYGNFNNMPMGSNQVSLMSAQPGPYGQGQQYLPNPGSFVQNPAGALSHSYPDNHLGQVDVNELFAKLLKTGILKLSKTDSTSAQANETSSQPTAEEEDDDQNEDQNVPDLTNFIVEELRQRYDSVINRLYTGIQCYSCGMRFTTSQTDVYADHLDWHYRQNRTEKDVSRKITHRRWYYSLTDWIEFEEIADLEERAKSQFFEKAHEEVVLKTQEAAKEKEFQSVPAGPAGAVESCEICQEQFEQYWDEEEEEWHLKNAIRVDEKIYHPSCYEDYQNTSSFDCTPSPSKTPSENPLNIMLDIVKQETEESCDSPKIKEEPDDTPPACAEETTPASTEIKTEPEESV from the exons ATGTCGGCCCCGGAGAGCAGCGCTGGCAGCAGCGAGGCCCGGGAGGACGCGTGCCGCGACTACCAGTCGTCGCTGGAGGACCTGACGTTCAACAGCAAGCCGCACATCAACATGCTGACCATCCTGGCCGAGGAGAACGTGCCCTTCGCCAAGGACATCGTCTCCCTGATCGAGGCGCAAATCGCCAAG GCTCCTGCATCAGAGAAGCTACCCGTTATGTACCTAATGGATTCCATTGTCAAGAATGTGGGAAGAGAGTATCTCACAGCATTTACTAAAAACCTAGTTGCAACATTTATTTGTGTATTTGAAAAG gTGGATGAAAATACTAGGAAAAGTTTATTTAAATTACGCTCCACATGGGatgatatttttcctttgaagaaaCTATATGCACTTGATGTCAGAGTCAACTCATTAGATCCTGCCTGGCCAATTAAACCTCTGCCCCCAAATGTGAATACTTCTAGCATCCATGTGAATCCtaagtttttaaataaatcG ccAGAGGAATCTAATGCACCTACCTCTGCTGTCACTTCTGGTGCCTCTACTCCTCCAGCTGTTcctgaaatacaaaagaattTGACACAGGAGCAGCTGATAAGGCAGCAATTGCTTGCAAAGCAAAAACAGTTGTTAGAACTTCAGCAAAAAAAACTAGAGCTGGAGCTGGAACAGACTAAAGCACAGTTG GCTGTCTCTCTCAGTGTTCAGCAGGGATCATCTAGTATAGCTTCAGTTCCAGCACCTTCCAAGCAACACATGTCTCCCACACCTCATATGACAGTTAAACCACCTCATCAAACTGCTGTGcaatctgaaaaaaacaaaccatccCCAAGTCCTCCACTTCATGATATCAAAATAGTGAACAGGGATCCTCGGCTTAATAGGATGGGTCAACATTCTTCTCATACTAAAGATCAgtctcacaggaaagaattttcaCCGAGTGTGACCGGTCAGTCTGAGACCAAGGGAAACAAAACAGCACAGGCTGAAAAACAGAACTCAACAAAGtcagaaaaatcaaaagcaagtgaaaaaacacagaagaaagaacTTGAACAGTCCAAAGCAAAATCTAAATCGCCATCCCCTTTAAAAAATAAGCTACCGGATACTAAAGACAGTAAAAGCCAAGAATGTGAAACCACTAAGGTTTCTGACATCAGTAAGCGGGATCCAAGACTGAAAAGACATCTTCAAGATAAGTcagaggggaaggaagaagaggtcaaagaaaagaggagaagtacagaaaagaaggagaaagaggatcATAAGACATGTGAACATAGACCGGTGGGGAGCAGAAATAAAGTGATTAATGGTGCTGTTCAGAAACAAGACATGACTACAGAGGAGTCAGAAAAACAGAGTGGAAAACAAGGAAGATCAAGCAGTAGAAAGCGGTCACGGTCACGCTCTCCTAAGGCAAGATCACCATCTACACATTCTCCAAAAAGACGGGAGAGGAGATCACCTAAAAGAAGACTTCGGAGTTTATCGCCTACTTCATCAACTCCTAAAATTGGAAAGATACGTCAGATAGGCCCTAAGCAGTCTCATGTTGAAGAAGGCACACAAGCagcaagagaggaaagaaattctAATAAGAGAAATGTTAAACAAGAGGTGCGTGATCCAAGGAGATTGAAAAAAGCCCAAGAAGAAAGACCCCAAGAGACGACCACCCAGCATTCTGCAAAAGCTTCTCCAGATCCAAAGGAGAATGCAGAAAACTGGCAGGGATCCAAATCAGGCAAGAGGTGGAAATCTGGTTGGGAAGAAAGTAAAAA CTCACAGCAGAATGATGAACACCAAGCACTTGTTAAATCCCCTCACCAAAGACATCGGGAAAACTGGCCTGCGGGTAAAGGAATTCTATCACCCCGAGCACCAAAGCAGCAGCACCGGTTAAGTGTGGATGCCAATTTACAGATTCCCAAAGAATTGACATCTGCAAGTAAAAGGGAATTACTTAAGAAG GCTAATGATCGCTTAACATCTGGAGAAATAACACAAGATGAGTTTCTCATGGTAGCTCATCAGATCCGACAGCTGTTCCAGTatcaggaaggaaagcacagatgTAACGTCTGGGATAGTCCTACAGAGGAAAAATGTGGTTTGAAAAAGAAACCTCTTCTATCGGATGCAGAATTAACGTATTATGAACATAAAGCCAAACTAAAAAGGACACAAGTTCAGCATTCATTGTCAAGGCTTGATCTGTTGGATCCTGATGATATTTTGGATTATCATATACCTGATGCATTGCTTTCTGGAATAGAATGTGACCAGGCAAAAGCCAAGCGGGGGGTACCGTTTGATAGAAAAGAACCATTTGCAGAAAGATCAAGGAGACACTCTCCTGTAAGTGGCACTACAAGACCTTTTGCTGAAAACGTGTCACCGCTTGAGAGTCGACGAAGACTTGAAGACCAGCGTGCTACTAAAGGAGCGAGAGGTTCTGATCCTTATGACAGCTGGGGAGAATCGGATGAATTTAGAGATGCTCTCAGACAACAAGGGAAAAGTACAGCTGAGTTCCAGAAAACAGATGGAGATGCACTCTGTAGGTTTGATAATCGTGAAGAAAGACAGCTTCTTGGGCAAGCTG GTGTTCGAGAGGAGCCAAGGTCACCATTCACTGAACGTTTCAAAAGAGCTAGGTATGACGATCCAGAGAAAGCACCATTTCCAGAAAGTCCAGGATCAAGGTTTGGCGGTATTGAAGCAAAGCAGAGGATAAGTGCACTGATGGAAGACAGACCTCTGTTTGATGGCTCACCTAGACCGACTGCTGCAAGGGTTGGGGTAGATGGACAAGGCAGTCCTTTTGTTGATGGTCCTACTGCTGGTTCAAGTTCCAGAATTGAtgggccagctggacaggctgCTATGAGATTTGAGGGGCCTTTGGTGGGGACAGGTGCATCTCAGTTTGATGGACcactggcaggagcagggggagctggAGCCCTAAGGTTTGatgggccaccagggcagctaGCAGGGTCCCTGAGATTTGAAGGACCCCCAGGCCAGGTTGGTGGAGGAGGTCCGCTGCGGTTTGAGGGACCTCTTGGGCCTTTGAGGTTTGAGGGACCTACAGGGCAGCCTGTAGGTGGTGCTAGATTTGAAGGTCCTGGAGTTGGTCTCAGGTTTGAGGGTCCTCATGGTCAGCCTTCAGGTGGTCTCAGGTTTGAGGGACCTCATGGTCAACCTATGGGGCCTCGGGGTCAACCAGGGGGTGGTCTCAGGTTTGAGGGACCCCATGGTCAGCCCTTGGGGCCTCATGGTCAACCAGGAGGTAGCCTCAGGTTTGAGGGGCCACATTTACAGCCATTGGGGCCCCATGGACAACTTGGAGGTGGCCTCAGATTTGAGGGGCCACATGGTCAGCCCATGGGGCCACATGGGCCATCAGGTGGTGGGCTCAGGTTTGAGGGGCCGCATGGACCATCGGGTGGTGGGCTGAGACTGGATGGACCACGTGGTCAGCCGGGTCTAGGCCCCAGGTTGATTGACGGACCAGTACACCAGGGAGCTGGTGGACTTAGATTTGATGGTCCTCTTGGTCGGGCTGGTCCAAGATTTGATGGCTGTCATGGAGCTGGATTTGATGGTCAGCCTGGACAGCTGTCTCTCCTGCAAAGATTTGATGGAATTCATGGACAGCCTGGTCCAAGGTTGGCACCTGGCCAACAGGCACAAGCAAGATTTGAAACAGCCATACCTCAAAGATTTGATGGACCTCACCAGCCAGCCTCTAGGTTTGACTTGCCCCTTGGCCTTCAGGGTGCACGTTTTGAAAATGTAGCTAACCATCCTGCCTCAAGACTAGAAATGTCACCATATGGACAAGGTGGTCCGTTTGTTGAACATCCTGGCCAGGGCTACAATGGACCAGCTCACGGAATGCAGTTCCAGAGACCTGATATATTTGATGGTTCACCCGGACCAAATTTCAGTGGGCCAGCTGGCCCAGGAGCACAGAACTTCCCACTGAGAGCAGCTGGACATTACTTTGAAGAAAAAGGTCTCCAGGGTCCTCAGTATGGAAATTTCAATAATATGCCAATGGGAAGTAATCAG GTTTCTCTCATGTCTGCTCAACCAGGACCTTATGGCCAAGGTCAGCAGTATTTGCCAAATCCTGGAAGTTTTGTCCAGAACCCTGCAG GAGCCCTTTCCCATTCATATCCTGATAACCACCTTGGACAGGTTGATGTTAATGAATTGTTTGCTAAACTGCTGAAAACAGGGATCCTCAAATTGTCTAAAACTGATTCCACTTCAGCAC AAGCAAATGAAACATCGTCCCAGCCGACTGCTGAAGAAGAAGATGATGATCAGAATGAAGATCAGAATGTTCCAGACCTCACTAACTTCATAGTTGAAGAACTTAGACA GCGTTATGATAGTGTTATAAATCGACTGTACACTGGAATTCAGTGTTACTCCTGTGGAATGAGATTCACTACTTCACAGACAGATGTTTATGCAGATCATTTAGATTGGCATTATCGCCAGAACCGGACAGAAAAAGATGTTAGCAGAAAAATAACACACAGGAGATGGTACTACAGTTTAACA GACTGGATTGAATTTGAAGAAATAGCAGATCTAGAGGAGCGTGCTAAAAGCCAGTTCTTTGAAAAAGCTCATGAAGAGGTTGTGTTGAAGACACAGGAAGCTGCGAAAGAGAAGGAGTTTCAGAGTGTCCCAGCTGGACCAGCTGGAGCAGTGGAG AGCTGTGAAATTTGCCAAGAACAATTTGAACAGTAttgggatgaggaagaggaagagtgGCATCTGAAGAATGCTATCAGGGTAGATGAAAAG atttacCATCCATCTTGTTATGAAGATTACCAGAAT ACATCATCATTTGATTGCACACCGTCTCCCAGCAAGACTCCCTCAGAAAATCCACTAAATATAATGTTGGACATTGTTAAACAAGAAACAGAAGAGTCCTGTGACTCACCTAAAATCAAAGAAGAACCTGATGACACTCCTCCTGCCTGTGCAGAAGAGACCACACCTGCatctacagaaataaaaacagaaccTGAGGAGTCTGTTTAA